A stretch of the Perca fluviatilis chromosome 17, GENO_Pfluv_1.0, whole genome shotgun sequence genome encodes the following:
- the LOC120545154 gene encoding hyaluronan and proteoglycan link protein 1-like produces MIPVLICALISLSVAANDLDTLYPELEHSRTIYVTENDPRLSVAADQSKVVSRRGGNATLPCKIQMDQSLIPSRKMRIKWTKLTSDYLKEVDVFVSMDYHKRSYGTFHGRVHLRGSSPMDASLVITDITLEDYGRYKCEVIDGLEDGTVVVSLDLEGVVFPYFPRLGRYNLNFYDAERACRDQDAIVASFDQLYNAWRGKLDWCNAGWLSDGSVQYPITTPREPCGGKNTVPGVRNYGLRDKEKNQYDVFCFTSHYKGRFYYLIHPSKLTYDEAVGACQKDGAQIAKVGQMYAAWKLLGYDRCDAGWLADGSVRYPISHPRRRCSPTEAAVRFSGFPDKKHKLYGVYCFKGHN; encoded by the exons ATGATTCCTGTGCTGATCTGTGCGCTGATCTCTCTGAGTGTAGCTGCCAACGACTTAGACACTCTGTACCCTGAACTGGAGCACTCGAGAACCATCTATGTcacag AAAACGACCCTCGACTCTCAGTGGCAGCTGACCAATCGAAGGTGGTGTCGAGGCGAGGAGGAAACGCTACGTTACCGTGCAAGATCCAAATGGACCAATCCCTGATACCCAGCCGGAAGATGAGGATCAAATGGACCAAGCTGACGTCAGACTACCTGAAGGAG GTGGATGTTTTTGTGTCGATGGATTATCACAAACGGAGTTACGGCACTTTCCATGGACGAGTCCACCTGCGAGGCTCCTCTCCGATGGACGCCTCTCTGGTCATCACAGACATCACCCTGGAGGATTATGGGAGATACAAGTGTGAAGTTATTGACGGGCTGGAAGACGGAACAGTGGTGGTGTCGCTCGACCTGGAAG GTGTCGTCTTCCCCTACTTCCCCCGCCTGGGTCGCTACAACCTCAACTTCTACGACGCTGAGCGGGCATGTCGGGACCAGGACGCCATCGTGGCGTCCTTTGACCAGCTGTACAATGCGTGGCGAGGAAAGCTGGACTGGTGCAACGCCGGCTGGCTGAGTGACGGCTCGGTCCAGTATCCCATCACCACCCCCAGAGAACCCTGCGGGGGCAAGAACACGGTGCCGGGCGTCCGTAACTACGGActgagagacaaagagaagaaCCAATACGACGTGTTCTGCTTCACCTCACACTACAAAG GTCGCTTCTACTACTTGATCCACCCGTCTAAGTTAACCTACGACGAGGCGGTCGGCGCGTGTCAGAAAGACGGCGCTCAGATCGCCAAGGTTGGCCAGATGTACGCCGCTTGGAAGCTGCTTGGCTACGACCGCTGCGACGCCGGATGGTTGGCCGACGGCAGCGTGCGTTATCCCATCTCCCACCCCCGCAGGCGCTGTAGCCCCACGGAGGCTGCCGTGAGGTTCAGCGGCTTCCCCGACAAAAAGCACAAGCTGTACGGAGTGTACTGCTTCAAGGGCCacaactga